A window of Glycine soja cultivar W05 chromosome 13, ASM419377v2, whole genome shotgun sequence genomic DNA:
GAAGCAACTCTTTCGTCCTTAACTATGACATCTTAGAAAGACACCATCTGTAACCCAAAAAACCAATATCAATACTAGCAAACCCCGCAAAACAGCACCTTTTAATAGCAGGCAAAATATCTATGTTgtaatttccttttctattaaGCCAAGCCAAGCCAGTCAGAatataactcttctaaggagATCTAAAATCATCCTCGCCAATAACGAAAAAGATTGAAAGACATTTGTGTGTAACCAATTATCCTCCAAAAAATGAGCCATTACTTCCACGGAAGACACAATTGAACACATGCAATCACTTATTGAATATTCAGATTaacttattttagaaaaataacaattttttcagTTTCTTGGTAAAAATTTTgggtataaattataaaataacaaattctcaaataatcaaattatcaaCTACATTCTTAAGCATGGATCAATACGAATAATGAATGCTGAAGTGTAAATAAACACACTATTCAATCAAACTAACTAAGATTCATGGTGTTATAAGATTATTCATCCCAAAATCTACTTCGGTTCTTTGTAACATGACCAACTGGCCACATGATGTGAAACCAATCTCgtaatttaagaaaaaggaaCAGAAAATGTATACTTGGTGTTCCATATGAAAACATTTTAGCCAACCTTCTACCTTAGCCACCATCTTTGAATTGTAGATATAGGAGTCTTCAAGAATGGCGCATGGCGTTGGATGAGCGGATTAACCGACCTCCCAATTTGGGCCCAAACACTCTGATGGTAAGGGGCGGTAACAGGAATATGATACATGAGCTTCAGAAGCTGCAGGAGGAAAGGCAAAACAGGTGAGTACATGACACCAGTAATATTTTATTGCATTCATTTAGGTTTGTCGCAGATTGGGTTCAATGCATTCTTTTGAAATTGAAGCTTCACAAACTTAGACAtaactaataattttgttttatgagGCTTTAGGTTAAGTTGTTTTATCTTTAAAACTATTACAAACACTGTATATTATGTATATGATGTATTTGAACTTGTTTTAATTGTCTCTTAATCCTATGATTCGATATATTTGAACTTGTTTTAATTGTCTCTGAATCCTATGATTCGATACAAATTATCATTCCTGATTCAAAAAGTAGCTTGGCAATTCACAAATTGAATCTCAATTTGATAACCTTGTTTTTcctattaaaaattgaaaaagacgACGATTTCAAAAGTACCACAAACccatttgttcattttttatcctAATCCTTTTCTGTTGAGGATTTCAATTTGATAACCTTGTTTCCTATTAAAAATTGAAGACTGTTTAGTGATATACAGTTATCCCCTTGTTTGTGAGTGCATATGGGTGCATGAGCACAAAGCAAATTAATAGCTCCAAGTGACATTTTtccaagaaaaaaagataacatgTATATATTCAGATAGCAATGCGTTAGTAAAGCCCCCTTAAAGAAGTTTACAGCAGGAAGAGGAAGAGTGGTAACAGAATTTTATAGCCACAtggaattataaataaaaagtgattATCTGGTGGATAATTAATTAAGACAGTGGGTGGCAGGAATCAATAGGGCAGGGGCAAAGATGGTGACTGTTCCAAAGACAGTGGGTATTAATAGGGGGGTGGGGGAATAGGAAGGTGGGGGAGTTAGTGAGGTAGTTCAGATTTTGATTGGAAATTGCAGTAGGAAGAGAGTCCAGGTCTCTCAAATGCCTAATACGGATACTTTTCTTTTCCGGTATTCATCATCTTTAACTCAGTTCGTATATCAATCTGATATTGTGCTAGAGTCCGAGCCTtgccttaaatatattttccagTTTTTCCTATTTATTCTAACCAGTTCTATGACAAGGAAACAAACCTGCCAGTACATGAATGCTTGTATTATGTTCCGCTGCCACCTGCATGTGTGGGTAAAATATAAAGGTAGAATGAGTCAACAATACCATAGAAACCAGTGTTACCAATGGCAGATGACGGAAGGCCAAAATTCTGCCATATAAATGGTGCCGGCATAATGGGCctcccttcacaaattgcctatggTGGTAGGCAGAAAATCCGCCACGCCATTTAACAATACTGATACAAACATTTGGGGGGGGGGGACTTACGAGAACAATGAGATTATCAGCAGGAATCCAAGTCCAATCTCGGCATGTGATGTCACTATATTGAGGGTAGAACTGTTTGACTCCACCCAAACACAAGGCTCTTCCAAGTACTTCCTATTCAAGTAAAATAGcaataaaatgatataacttGGATGTCAATGCACATTAAAAAATAGAGTCCTTAAATGAAAGTTCTGTGATTCATTATACAGAGTTGAGCTAGGAGGAAATTGGTCACAATTATCAACAATAAACAATTATGCTTACagatgttaaaataattattcacacTCTATTTGGTATAAAGAAAATTAGTTGCATATGCCTTCCAGAGATCAAATCTAATTCTAGAAAAATGATCCAGACAGCtcaacacaaaaaaatacataatacattgaaattatattaaaaattccaTATTTGACTTTGCAGTAATTAAGAGTAACATTATGGTTAATCATGCAATAGACTAAGCTGTTCTTTTGAACTATATAATATTCAGGAGACTACATATTCAAGAATGACAAAGATAAAGcaattaaaagagaaagaaaaggaaaaaataaaaataaaaaatttgaagtcccaatgcacactagggaaggtaaaaaaatatttaagttttagtGTCTGACAGTAATCTAGTGAAATATATGACATACTGAGATAGAGGACAGGACCAGTCCATGTTTAATGAGAGcaatgttttttctttcatcaaCACTATTTTCTTTGTATGTCAGTGATAATCTAACGTAAACTTTTCAAAGATCATTCACCTGTACAAGGTAGAGCGACTGAAATTACGTCTAAGGAACTTGGCAACATGTTCAAAGGACCAACATAAGATAGGGATCAAAGCAACTGCAACATAATAAAAACAGATTATAAAATGAAGGACATGGAAGTGACATAAAGGAATGGTAATATTAATTCCCTTCAGGAAGAAGCAAACAAGAGCATAATAGGATTAACTGAAAAAGGAATACACACATTTAAGGCAAAGATGAGATGTAACAAATGTAAGGCAGTAGATGAAGTATAAAAAATCCTTCGAAGCAATTATTGACTGAAAGTAAACTTGCAAGGCCTGCCAATTCCATGCTCTTGGTTTCTGCAATAGCACAAGACAAAGTAACAGTGTATTAGAGATGGAAGAATCAGAACATTCAGAAGATAAAGTTTACTGTAAAATCACAACAAAATCTTACCCCATATTGTGAGTACAATGAGTACAAAGAAGAGCAAAGAGTGCCCAGAAAACAAAGGCGATAAGCCCTATGAGAAAGATGCTTTGGTACCAGTGGAATGGCTGCAAGAAAAGCCACAACAAAAACCTacagaatatatttaaattaaaggatCAGCAACAAAAGTGATTCAGATCCGCAAGTAAAAAAGTCCAGGGCATAAAAAGATGTATTTATAGTATAACTTGGCAAGATCACAATTTCAATGCATCAATTCCTAATTCTAATATCTTTTTGTCTTTTCTCTGTAAATGCTCAAGaacaaaatttgaaatagtGATAAAAGCAATTCTGATCAGCAGTAGTATACTAGCATATAATTCACAATTGTGTAATTCTAAAGAAGAAAGCTCCATTAGAATATAACTAATGCATAAAGAATTCAGAGACATAagtaaatcaatcaatcaaatgtGGTATACAACAGTCAACAGTTATACACAAATTGGGAATATCTTAACCCAGAGTATGGATTTATGCCTTCAATAGTGAAGAAAGCGTACCCAAGCATTGACAGAAAATAGAACTGTCTGCCGATCCCAACGCAAAGGTGTTGGACTAGGACCTGGACCTGCAGTTGTGGATGTCCCTGAAGTTCTATTAGTTGATCCTGCAGAAAAATCCATCACATATAAGTAAGACTCAGGCGGACACACAATATAGAACAAACATACAATTACCAAGATATGCTTCACGCTGAATTTCTTGTTCTTTAAAAAATCTACAACATTAGCAGAAATGACATATTCACCAGAACTTCTTGCACGAGGTTGATTATTTGTCAGGGGCGACGATGAGGAGGTAGTTGATGAACGCATTGGCTGGGATGAACTGCCACCAACAGACATTGGCTCCACCACAAAATCAGGATCCTGTTCAGAATCCGACAGTTACAACCAATTTACCAAGTCAATGAAAATAACACAAATTCTCCTGATACAACTTACACACTATGCAGCatcaaaatatgaaatcttgTATATTGGTAGCTCCCACTAATATACACTATTTTGGGAATAGCACTAACCAATATGGCATCTCGAACACTCCTCTTAGACATTTGCAGCAACAATTACTAGGATAATCTATAGATGTTACCCccaaaaagaattcacaaaTAAGCACAAAACAATGAATTCACATGAATATTCCTTAATTTACTGAAGTTCACGAACAATCCGATAGTTACACACAATCAATTAACAAATTCAGTGAACTTAAAACAAATTCCCATGACAAACACACTCCACAGCACtattattaatgataaaaaataaagtaatttttttttttggcaggaGCCCCAAAACCCCATTGCAAGAAAGGAGGATGACCCAATTGGCCAAACGGCGAAAAAATCGAAACTTAATTACACAATTGAAACGCGAGAAGGGAAATTAAGAGACGGGGTttggagagaaaagaaaagaaagaaacgcACAACGTAGCGCTGGTAGAACTTGCGCTTGAAGTGGGAAACGACGTCGTCACGAGAGGCCATGTGGGGAGGGATGAGAACGTTGTTCCAGTAATCGGGCCATCGAGAGTCGTTGTCGTAGTCGTATGAATCCGCCGCTAATCGCTTTAGCTTCTGTGgatcttctctctcttctcccattttttattttccacccTCTTCTGCTTCTACTACTTGCTTCAACACACGCTCTTCCATCAGTGGGAACTTCGTTGGATATATTATGTCGTTTGGGCGATTTACTTAGGTTAAACGCGAAAACCATCATGTGTCGTTTACATTGGGgttcattaaatttttaaggCAAAGAAAGGTGTACGCAACTTCATCTTTACAAATTTTGGTTTCActatatttttgtctttaaatttaaatttactttgaattttctttttacttttcttaatcctcaatttcaaaaaatattcctTTTAGTTTCTCTTgtggtaaaaaaattatcacaaattatacatttaaattacaaaaattagttaagaaagactaaaaaaaacattttaaattgaaGGGCTAtaaaggaaatttaaatttgggagatcaataataatgatgatcCAAAATTGTCTATTTGAGGaactaaaatcataattaatccaAAAGCTTTAGTCATTTGGTTATTCTTTAAAAGAATGAATTTAAATCATTAACCTTAACTATGAAATTGGTTCTTGTAAGTGGACGATTTTTCACTTTtgttctaagtttttttttcccaaTTTTTGTCCTTATAAGTTTGTACTTTTTCACTTTTAGTTTCTGTCATCCATCATCATCATGACAAAAATGTTAATGTTGATGGCATATTGGAGTTATAGGGaccaaaaaaaacttacaaggataaaaaaacttacatcgatgaaaaacaaaaaaacttataaggatgtaaaataaaaacatacaagaatgaaaaataaaaaagtacatggactaattaaaagaaaaaatgacattttatgcacacatataaatatataagccTTAAgtattatgtataaatttattttaaattaatataaattaaaaaaataagaaattaattaatagatgCATGTCAAAGATCTTATTCTCAGCCTTAATATCCCACATGGCTAATATCTCTTGTCTCTTCATCGGAGGCTTTCCAACCCTTATCCTAACTTGGTGAGCATgagaatgaagaaacaacacTATTTTGGAAATCCAATTTTGGTATGAGTCATGTCAAGCATATGATCCACCTACCCACGATAAGTGTGAGACAATTTAGGTTGTAATAGAGCTAGGCTCATAATGCAAGGCATATACTAAAAGAAATAGTCAACAAAAGGCTTCAAACAATTCACAAAGTAGTGACTTAAAATATAAGGGAATCATTACCTTTCTTTTCACATTCACATTCACC
This region includes:
- the LOC114382736 gene encoding uncharacterized protein LOC114382736 isoform X1, which gives rise to MGEEREDPQKLKRLAADSYDYDNDSRWPDYWNNVLIPPHMASRDDVVSHFKRKFYQRYVDPDFVVEPMSVGGSSSQPMRSSTTSSSSPLTNNQPRARSSGSTNRTSGTSTTAGPGPSPTPLRWDRQTVLFSVNAWVFVVAFLAAIPLVPKHLSHRAYRLCFLGTLCSSLYSLYSQYGKPRAWNWQALQVYFQSIIASKDFLYFIYCLTFVTSHLCLKFALIPILCWSFEHVAKFLRRNFSRSTLYRKYLEEPCVWVESNSSTLNIVTSHAEIGLGFLLIISLFSWQRNIIQAFMYWQLLKLMYHIPVTAPYHQSVWAQIGRSVNPLIQRHAPFLKTPISTIQRWWLRYIRGCYCITNFCSCFRCLSILGREGVRCIRYQHQLVKISNHLISWF
- the LOC114382736 gene encoding uncharacterized protein LOC114382736 isoform X2, which translates into the protein MGEEREDPQKLKRLAADSYDYDNDSRWPDYWNNVLIPPHMASRDDVVSHFKRKFYQRYVDPDFVVEPMSVGGSSSQPMRSSTTSSSSPLTNNQPRARSSGSTNRTSGTSTTAGPGPSPTPLRWDRQTVLFSVNAWVFVVAFLAAIPLVPKHLSHRAYRLCFLGTLCSSLYSLYSQYGKPRAWNWQALQVYFQSIIASKDFLYFIYCLTFVTSHLCLKFALIPILCWSFEHVAKFLRRNFSRSTLYRKYLEEPCVWVESNSSTLNIVTSHAEIGLGFLLIISLFSWQRNIIQAFMYWQLLKLMYHIPVTAPYHQSVWAQIGRSVNPLIQRHAPFLKTPISTIQRWWLRCLSILGREGVRCIRYQHQLVKISNHLISWF
- the LOC114382736 gene encoding uncharacterized protein LOC114382736 isoform X3 — encoded protein: MGEEREDPQKLKRLAADSYDYDNDSRWPDYWNNVLIPPHMASRDDVVSHFKRKFYQRYVDPDFVVEPMSVGGSSSQPMRSSTTSSSSPLTNNQPRARSSGSTNRTSGTSTTAGPGPSPTPLRWDRQTVLFSVNAWVFVVAFLAAIPLVPKHLSHRAYRLCFLGTLCSSLYSLYSQYGKPRAWNWQALQVYFQSIIASKDFLYFIYCLTFVTSHLCLKFALIPILCWSFEHVAKFLRRNFSRSTLYRKYLEEPCVWVESNSSTLNIVTSHAEIGLGFLLIISLFSWQRNIIQAFMYWQLLKLMYHIPVTAPYHQSVWAQIGRSVNPLIQRHAPFLKTPISTIQRWWLR